The following proteins are co-located in the Apium graveolens cultivar Ventura chromosome 5, ASM990537v1, whole genome shotgun sequence genome:
- the LOC141723662 gene encoding serine/threonine-protein kinase AtPK2/AtPK19-like, with amino-acid sequence MNMVSTSSQKKTLHSMLASKLNKLSIPSSDDQDFDFSDVFGPQSSSSSSPPSNSTNRSSFDQPQIIHNRSHSFIGPSPRFTLSKSLPFHSTRPVTESEPESEPESEVESENLEEGCEKGEDLVSKIGPGDFEILRLVGKGSFGKVFQVRRKDRIGEDFGDGILAMKVMRKDTIIKNNHVDYMNAERNILTKVVHPFIVPLRYSFQTKSKLYLILDFINGGHLFYHLYRQRMFSEDQAILYTAEIVSAVSHLHNSGIVHRDLKPENILMDADGHVMLTDFGLAKEIDESSRSNSMCGTTEYMAPEILLSKGHNKDADWWSVGILLYEMLNGKPPYTHANRKKLQERIINEKMKLPPHLTTDAHSLLKGLLQKDPTKRLGSGPRGGDEIKGHKWFRTVNWKKLEAKELIPKFKPDVSGKDCTANFDSCWTAMPADDSPAPTPTAGAHFHGYTYVAPNPWLSSEQTEE; translated from the exons AAGACCCTTCACTCAATGCTAGCTAGCAAGCTCAACAAGCTCTCAATCCCATCTTCAGATGATCAAGATTTTGATTTTTCTGATGTTTTTGGGCCTCAatcatcatcttcttcatctCCACCGTCCAATTCAACCAACAGATCTTCATTTGATCAGCCCCAGATTATTCATAACAGGTCTCATTCTTTTATTGGCCCTTCTCCACGTTTTACCCTCTCCAAATCCCTGCCTTTTCACTCGACCCGACCCGTAACCGAATCCGAACCCGAGTCTGAACCTGAGTCTGAGGTGGAGAGTGAAAATCTTGAGGAGGGGTGTGAGAAAGGTGAGGACTTGGTGAGTAAAATTGGGCCTGGAGATTTTGAGATTTTGAGGTTGGTTGGGAAAGGCTCTTTTGGGAAGGTGTTTCAAGTTAGGAGGAAAGATAGGATTGGAGAGGATTTTGGTGATGGGATTCTTGCTATGAAGGTTATGCGAAAAGATACGATAATTAAGAATAATCATGTCGATTATATGAATGCTGAGAGGAATATACTTACTAAGGTTGTTCATCCTTTTATTGTTCCGCTTCGCTACTCTTTTCAG ACAAAGTCTAAGCTATATCTGATCCTGGATTTTATAAATGGAGGGCATCTGTTCTATCATCTCTACCGGCAGAGAATGTTCAG CGAAGATCAGGCAATACTTTATACTGCTGAGATAGTATCTGCTGTTTCACATCTTCACAATAGCGGAATTGTACATCGAGATCTTAAACCTGAAAATATACTCATGGATGCTGATGGGCAT GTTATGCTCACTGATTTTGGACTAGCTAAGGAAATTGACGAATCAAGCAGATCAAATTCAATGTGTGGGACCACAGAATACATGGCTCCGGAAATCTTGCTCTCTAAGGGCCACAATAAAGATGCAGATTGGTGGAGTGTTGGGATTCTCTTGTACGAAATGTTGAATGGGAAG CCGCCATATACACATGCCAATAGGAAGAAGCTGCAGGAGAGAATAATCAATGAAAAAATGAAGCTTCCACCACACCTAACAACCGATGCTCATTCTTTGCTGAAGGGA TTGTTGCAAAAGGACCCAACAAAAAGGCTAGGCAGCGGTCCTAGGGGAGGGGATGAGATTAAAGGTCATAAGTGGTTCCGTACAGTTAACTGGAAGAAATTGGAGGCTAAAGAACTAATTCCAAAGTTCAAGCCTGATGTAAGTGGCAAAGACTGTACTGCCAATTTTGATTCGTGCTGGACTGCTATGCCTGCTGATGACTCCCCAGCCCCTACCCCAACTGCAGGTGCACACTTCCACGGGTATACTTATGTCGCACCCAATCCTTGGCTTTCTTCTGAACAAACTGAAGAGTAA